The following proteins come from a genomic window of Pangasianodon hypophthalmus isolate fPanHyp1 chromosome 24, fPanHyp1.pri, whole genome shotgun sequence:
- the LOC117595962 gene encoding eukaryotic translation initiation factor 4 gamma 3-like isoform X2, giving the protein MATPVRFHNGVKPGFLCAGVFYPTFQPRQPEALRLLQKRACKWITVRDPNDNNRDITAEIYGERMPSPLTAPHAGEVQCSSVNVAPAADVPPHDEHVKPSVPAEHALASQPSSDQEPIITIFGDILFESLAPTQPKWSDIVKARGPPKNTPPKKEEPNTAPASEEKPRNVLFCYPPIDEVQQKAEKANTLTGKKEKHGCKWRSAGSNQS; this is encoded by the exons ATGGCCACACCTGTTAGATTTCACAATGGAGTTAAGCCTGGCTTCCTGTGTG ctgGAGTGTTTTATCCAACCTTCCAACCTCGTCAACCTGAAGCCCTACGTCTTCTGCAGAAAAGGGCGTGCAAATGG ATTACAGTCAGAGACCCTAATGATAACAATCGAGACATTACAGCCGAGATCTATGGAGAAAGAATGCCGTCTCCACTGACCGCACCTCAT gcTGGAGAAGTTCAGTGCAGCAGTGTGAATGTGGCTCCAGCTGCTGACGTGCCTCCACACG ATGAGCATGTGAAACCCTCAGTTCCCGCAGAACATGCCTTGGCATCTCAGCCTTCTTCTGATCAGGAACCCATCATTACCATTTTTGGTGATATATTGTTTGAATCTCTGGCTCCTACACAGCCTAAATGGAGTGACATTGTAAAGGCTCGTGGGCCACCAAAAAACACACCCCCAAAGAAGGAGGAGCCTAACACAGCACCTGCATCAGAG GAAAAGCCCCGAAATGTCCTTTTCTGCTACCCTCCAATCGACGAAGTGCAGCAGAAGGCAGAGAAAGCCAACACGCTGacagggaagaaagaaaaacatggctGCAAGTGGCGATCTGCGGGGTCCAACCAGTCATAG
- the LOC117595962 gene encoding uncharacterized protein LOC117595962 isoform X1, with protein sequence MATPVRFHNGVKPGFLCAGVFYPTFQPRQPEALRLLQKRACKWITVRDPNDNNRDITAEIYGERMPSPLTAPHAGEVQCSSVNVAPAADVPPHDEHVKPSVPAEHALASQPSSDQEPIITIFGDILFESLAPTQPKWSDIVKARGPPKNTPPKKEEPNTAPASEVNGKAPKCPFLLPSNRRSAAEGRESQHADREERKTWLQVAICGVQPVIANIVPSGQSLPMYKVQ encoded by the exons ATGGCCACACCTGTTAGATTTCACAATGGAGTTAAGCCTGGCTTCCTGTGTG ctgGAGTGTTTTATCCAACCTTCCAACCTCGTCAACCTGAAGCCCTACGTCTTCTGCAGAAAAGGGCGTGCAAATGG ATTACAGTCAGAGACCCTAATGATAACAATCGAGACATTACAGCCGAGATCTATGGAGAAAGAATGCCGTCTCCACTGACCGCACCTCAT gcTGGAGAAGTTCAGTGCAGCAGTGTGAATGTGGCTCCAGCTGCTGACGTGCCTCCACACG ATGAGCATGTGAAACCCTCAGTTCCCGCAGAACATGCCTTGGCATCTCAGCCTTCTTCTGATCAGGAACCCATCATTACCATTTTTGGTGATATATTGTTTGAATCTCTGGCTCCTACACAGCCTAAATGGAGTGACATTGTAAAGGCTCGTGGGCCACCAAAAAACACACCCCCAAAGAAGGAGGAGCCTAACACAGCACCTGCATCAGAGGTGAATG GAAAAGCCCCGAAATGTCCTTTTCTGCTACCCTCCAATCGACGAAGTGCAGCAGAAGGCAGAGAAAGCCAACACGCTGacagggaagaaagaaaaacatggctGCAAGTGGCGATCTGCGGGGTCCAACCAGTCATAGCAAACATCGTCCCAAGTGGCCAGTCCTTGCCAATGTACAAAGTGCAATAA